Proteins from a genomic interval of Paenibacillus sp. FSL R5-0623:
- a CDS encoding SH3 domain-containing C40 family peptidase translates to MNWKKTIITASVTATMLMGSLTTGALTAQVSAAAVNNSQVKVIWGVNLRTTPSSSAKIVRLVAKGETVTVLQQSGSDWYKIKDSANRTGYISSSSKYTQAISGGTSGSGSNSGTSVTGNASVEKVIAAGMKYLGTPYEFGASRNSTATFDCSSFVRQAFIDALGIKLPADSRKQGDYVKAKGTVQTNWKNLKRGDLMYFMSYKGNSASSYSGVNKSRATITHTGIYLGNGKVLHTYSNAGGGVTTSDISGKHWEYRFLFGGSAL, encoded by the coding sequence ATGAACTGGAAAAAAACGATTATTACGGCAAGTGTCACAGCAACGATGCTGATGGGAAGTCTGACGACAGGAGCACTAACGGCACAGGTATCGGCAGCTGCTGTTAACAATTCACAAGTAAAAGTAATTTGGGGCGTAAACCTACGCACAACACCTTCTTCTTCTGCGAAGATTGTTCGCTTGGTCGCTAAAGGGGAAACGGTAACGGTGCTTCAGCAATCCGGTTCGGATTGGTATAAGATTAAGGATTCTGCTAACCGGACAGGCTACATATCTTCTTCATCCAAATACACACAAGCGATTAGTGGCGGCACAAGCGGATCGGGTTCGAATAGTGGTACATCGGTGACCGGCAATGCGTCTGTAGAAAAAGTGATTGCAGCGGGAATGAAATATTTGGGGACACCTTATGAGTTCGGAGCCAGTCGTAACAGCACAGCTACTTTTGACTGTTCCAGCTTTGTACGCCAGGCCTTCATTGATGCACTTGGCATCAAGCTTCCAGCGGATTCCCGCAAACAGGGAGACTATGTAAAAGCCAAGGGTACAGTTCAGACGAACTGGAAAAACCTGAAACGCGGCGATCTGATGTATTTCATGTCGTATAAAGGCAACTCTGCATCATCGTATTCGGGCGTGAATAAATCTAGAGCAACCATTACGCACACAGGGATTTACCTGGGTAACGGCAAGGTATTACATACGTATTCCAACGCTGGCGGTGGTGTAACAACTAGTGATATCTCCGGCAAACACTGGGAGTATCGCTTCCTGTTTGGTGGCAGTGCGCTGTAG
- a CDS encoding glycoside hydrolase family 9 protein, giving the protein MKGSWWRRVAVIALSAGLLAGSLSMGTGIRKADAAAGNQNYAEALQKAIYFYEAQRSGPLPASNRVEWRGNSGMQDGADVGVDLTGGWYDAGDHVKFGFPMAASATMLAWSVVEYGDGYEQAGQLEEIKDNIRWATDYFMKAHTKPNELWGQVGAGNTDHAWWGPAEVMQMNRPSFKIDATCPGSDLAAETAAALAASSIVFADDDPAYSARLLQHAKELYNFADTYRGEYTDCITDAAAFYNSWTGYEDELAWGGAWLYLATNDSAYLSKAIAATDRWSSSGGSANWPYTWTQGWDSKHYGAQILLARITSSLNMPEATRFIQSTERNLDYWTVGVNGTRVKYTPGGLAWLDQWGSLRYAANASFISFVYSDWVSDPVKKSRYQDFAVSQMNYILGDNPRQSSYVVGYGQNAPQHPHHRTAHGSWLNNEDIPANHRHILYGAMVGGPDASDGYTDDIGDYVSNEVATDYNAGFTGALAKMNLLFGQNHQPLANFPAPEVKGDEFYVEAAIKSSGANYTEIRAQLNNRSAWPARMGDQLSFKYFLDLSEVYAAGRTVSDVQVTTSYTEGATVSQPVVVNAAQHIYAITANFGNTKIYPGGEGNYRKEVQFRITGPQGAWNASNDHSFQTLTTGTPVKSIYLPVYDAGVKVYGQEPGVTPVTVPGAPAGVQAVAGSSQVNLTWAAVSGAESYTVKRSEVSGGPYTTVATGVNGLTYTNTGLTNGTAYYYVVIAVNSAGESPGSVQVSATPQAASTVPGALTLSGTAGNGQSVLTWTVASGATSYKVQRSVAGGTYADVATGLSVLTYTDTTALNGTTYNYRIAAVNANGQTLSNVLTLTPSASPVTTGTLEVQYRSEGSGNSNNAVTPQFNVKNTGTQAIDLSTVKIRYYFTKDGADQMTFWCDYAEMGTANVEGTFVAVNPAKGTADTYLEISFKSGAGSLAAGAETGVIQARFSKNNWSNFDQSNDYSYDASKTAFAAWNKVTGYEGNTKVWGLEP; this is encoded by the coding sequence ATGAAGGGGAGCTGGTGGAGACGAGTCGCTGTGATCGCGTTATCGGCAGGACTACTGGCAGGGAGTTTATCGATGGGCACAGGAATTCGTAAGGCGGATGCGGCCGCTGGAAATCAGAACTATGCTGAAGCACTGCAAAAGGCCATTTACTTCTATGAAGCACAGCGTTCGGGCCCGTTGCCAGCCAGTAATCGGGTCGAATGGCGTGGTAATTCTGGCATGCAGGATGGGGCTGATGTAGGCGTTGATCTGACCGGAGGATGGTATGATGCCGGAGATCACGTGAAATTTGGCTTTCCGATGGCTGCTTCCGCAACGATGCTCGCCTGGTCTGTCGTGGAATACGGCGACGGTTATGAACAGGCCGGACAACTGGAGGAGATCAAGGATAATATCCGATGGGCAACCGACTATTTTATGAAAGCGCATACGAAACCTAATGAATTGTGGGGACAAGTCGGAGCCGGGAATACTGACCATGCCTGGTGGGGACCGGCAGAAGTCATGCAGATGAACCGCCCTTCGTTCAAGATCGATGCTACATGCCCGGGCAGTGATCTGGCGGCAGAAACGGCTGCAGCGCTGGCAGCGTCTTCGATTGTATTTGCAGATGATGATCCGGCATATTCGGCTAGACTGCTCCAACATGCGAAAGAGCTGTACAACTTCGCAGACACATATCGGGGGGAATACACCGATTGTATCACGGATGCCGCAGCGTTTTATAACTCGTGGACAGGATACGAAGACGAGCTGGCATGGGGAGGAGCATGGCTTTACTTAGCTACTAATGATAGCGCTTACTTGTCCAAAGCCATTGCAGCTACGGACCGGTGGTCTTCTAGCGGAGGCTCAGCCAATTGGCCGTATACCTGGACACAAGGTTGGGACAGTAAACATTATGGTGCCCAGATTCTGCTTGCCCGTATTACGTCCAGTTTGAACATGCCGGAGGCGACGAGATTTATTCAGTCGACTGAGCGCAATCTGGATTATTGGACGGTTGGAGTCAATGGGACACGAGTTAAGTATACGCCAGGAGGTCTGGCGTGGCTGGATCAGTGGGGATCGCTCCGATATGCAGCGAATGCATCCTTTATTTCTTTTGTATACTCCGACTGGGTCAGTGATCCTGTGAAAAAGTCAAGATATCAGGATTTTGCTGTCTCACAGATGAATTATATTCTGGGCGATAATCCGCGTCAGAGCAGTTATGTGGTCGGATATGGGCAAAATGCACCTCAACATCCGCATCATCGGACTGCTCACGGTTCATGGCTGAATAACGAAGATATCCCGGCTAACCATCGCCACATTCTGTATGGTGCCATGGTCGGTGGACCGGATGCATCGGATGGATATACCGATGATATCGGGGATTACGTGAGTAATGAGGTCGCAACCGATTACAATGCTGGTTTTACCGGCGCACTGGCAAAGATGAATTTGCTGTTTGGTCAGAATCATCAGCCCCTTGCGAACTTCCCTGCACCTGAGGTGAAGGGAGATGAGTTCTATGTGGAGGCTGCGATCAAATCATCAGGTGCCAATTATACGGAAATCAGAGCACAGCTTAATAATCGTTCCGCTTGGCCTGCCCGAATGGGAGATCAACTGTCTTTTAAGTATTTCCTGGATTTGAGTGAAGTGTATGCTGCCGGACGTACGGTATCGGACGTGCAAGTGACAACCTCCTATACGGAGGGGGCGACGGTATCCCAACCAGTTGTGGTGAATGCAGCCCAGCATATCTATGCCATTACGGCGAACTTCGGAAATACCAAGATCTATCCAGGTGGGGAAGGGAATTATCGTAAAGAAGTACAGTTCCGCATTACAGGCCCACAGGGTGCATGGAATGCCAGCAATGATCATTCGTTCCAGACGCTGACCACAGGCACCCCTGTGAAGAGCATATACCTTCCAGTCTATGATGCAGGGGTGAAGGTGTATGGACAGGAGCCTGGTGTTACACCAGTCACGGTTCCAGGCGCACCTGCTGGCGTGCAGGCTGTGGCGGGAAGCAGTCAGGTTAACCTGACCTGGGCTGCTGTATCCGGGGCCGAGTCGTATACGGTAAAGCGTTCCGAGGTGAGTGGAGGACCATATACAACTGTTGCAACAGGTGTTAATGGATTGACCTATACAAACACGGGACTGACCAACGGGACAGCTTATTATTATGTAGTGATTGCTGTGAATTCAGCAGGGGAATCACCGGGTTCTGTGCAGGTGTCGGCTACCCCGCAAGCAGCTTCGACGGTGCCGGGAGCACTGACTTTAAGTGGGACAGCTGGTAATGGGCAGTCGGTCCTGACTTGGACAGTAGCCTCGGGCGCGACTAGCTATAAGGTACAACGTTCGGTGGCAGGCGGGACATATGCAGATGTGGCAACCGGATTGTCCGTGTTGACTTACACCGATACAACAGCGCTGAATGGCACCACGTACAATTACCGGATTGCAGCCGTGAATGCGAACGGACAGACACTGTCCAATGTCCTGACACTGACGCCTTCTGCATCTCCGGTGACGACCGGTACACTCGAAGTACAGTACCGCAGCGAAGGGTCCGGGAATTCAAATAATGCGGTGACTCCACAGTTCAACGTGAAGAATACCGGAACACAAGCGATTGATCTCAGTACCGTGAAGATCCGATATTATTTCACCAAGGATGGTGCGGATCAAATGACTTTCTGGTGTGATTATGCCGAGATGGGCACGGCCAATGTTGAAGGTACATTTGTGGCAGTGAATCCGGCGAAGGGTACCGCAGATACGTATCTGGAGATCAGCTTCAAGTCGGGAGCAGGCAGTTTGGCCGCTGGAGCAGAGACCGGCGTGATTCAAGCACGCTTTTCCAAAAATAACTGGAGCAATTTCGATCAAAGTAATGATTATTCCTATGATGCTTCCAAGACGGCTTTTGCCGCATGGAACAAGGTAACCGGGTATGAGGGAAACACCAAAGTATGGGGTTTGGAGCCGTAA
- a CDS encoding glycoside hydrolase family 48 protein, whose product MLKSAAKKSLTAMLAGTVMLTGYTGLWAGPQTAHAADQAIEIQADTINEARFLQLYDQLKDPANGYFSPEGLPYHSIETLLSEAPDYGHMTTSEAYSYWLWLETMYGHYTGDWSQLEAAWDSMEKYIIPVNEGDGKEEQPTMSSYNPNSPATYASEKPFPDQYPSALNGQYAAGKDPIDAELKATYGDNQTYLMHWLVDVDDWYGYGNLLNPSHTATYVNTFQRGEQESVWEAIPHPSQDDKSFGKANEGFMSLFTKENQVPSAQWRYTNATDADARAVQVLYWAKEMGYNNPEYLDKAKKMGDYLRYGMYDKYFQKIGSAKSGTPTPGTGKDSNMYLMAWYTSWGGGLGQGGDWAWRIGASHTHQAYQNPVAAYALSDPAGGLIPESATAKADWNATLKRQLEFYTWLQSHEGAIGGGATNSLDGSYKAYPAGVSTFYDMAYQEAPVYRDPDSNTWFGFQAWPLERVAEMYYILAESGDLTSENFQMAKKVITKWIDWSKDYVFVGERPVTDAQGYYLNAAGQRILGGTNVQVATTPAPGEFWIPGGQEWQGQPDKWNGFSSFTENPNFRVTTKDPVQDTGVLGSYVKALTFFAAGTQAENGTLSAEGQEAKDLAEALLDTAWDYNDGVGIVTEEERKDYFRFFAKEIYIPANWSGTFGQGNTIPGTAGVPSDPAKGGNGVYIGYSDLRPAIKQDPAWAYLDNLYKTSYNTTTKQWENGAPTFTYHRFWSQVDMATAYGEYDRLLGDSDSPEVEVPAAPAGVTATGGSEQVVLNWNAAAGAVSYTVKRAAVDGGPYTSVATGITGSTFTDTGLTNGTTYYYVITAVNAVGESAPSTQASATPLAGTVVPGVFNLTGTAGNAQAVLTWTASAGAASYKVQRSVGTGAYADLATGLTALTYTDATAVNGTAYNYRVVAMNTSGQTNSNVLVLTPLAPPVTTGTLEVQYRNGSSGTSVNAITPQFNVKNTGTTAVDLSKVKIRYYFTKDSAADLSFWCDYAQIGSGNVEGHFVSIDPAKGTADTYLEIEFKAGAGSLAAGAETGIIQGRFSKNNWTNFDQTNDYSFDSTQTAFSAWTKVTAYQDGAKVWGIEP is encoded by the coding sequence ATGTTGAAATCAGCTGCGAAGAAAAGTTTAACAGCCATGCTGGCGGGAACCGTCATGTTGACTGGATACACCGGACTTTGGGCAGGGCCGCAGACGGCACATGCCGCAGATCAGGCCATCGAGATTCAGGCAGACACCATTAATGAAGCCCGGTTTCTGCAATTGTATGATCAGTTGAAGGATCCGGCGAACGGATATTTTTCTCCAGAGGGTCTACCGTATCATTCCATTGAGACCCTGCTCAGTGAGGCCCCGGATTATGGTCATATGACGACATCTGAGGCATACAGTTACTGGCTGTGGTTGGAAACCATGTATGGTCACTACACGGGAGATTGGTCCCAATTGGAAGCAGCTTGGGACAGTATGGAGAAATACATTATTCCGGTCAACGAAGGTGACGGCAAGGAAGAGCAGCCTACGATGAGTTCATACAACCCGAACAGCCCTGCAACATACGCATCGGAAAAACCTTTTCCTGATCAATATCCATCGGCACTTAATGGTCAATATGCAGCGGGTAAAGACCCGATTGATGCCGAACTTAAGGCGACCTATGGTGACAATCAGACCTATCTCATGCACTGGCTGGTCGATGTGGATGACTGGTATGGATATGGAAACCTGTTGAATCCATCACATACAGCTACCTATGTGAACACGTTCCAGCGTGGGGAGCAGGAGTCTGTGTGGGAAGCCATTCCGCATCCATCCCAGGATGATAAATCTTTTGGTAAGGCAAACGAAGGATTCATGAGCTTGTTCACAAAGGAAAATCAGGTACCGTCAGCGCAATGGCGTTACACCAACGCAACGGATGCCGATGCGCGTGCTGTACAGGTACTGTATTGGGCGAAGGAGATGGGCTACAACAATCCGGAATATCTGGATAAAGCAAAGAAGATGGGGGACTATCTGCGCTATGGCATGTATGATAAATACTTCCAGAAAATTGGAAGTGCAAAGAGTGGTACACCAACTCCAGGAACAGGCAAGGATTCCAATATGTATCTCATGGCTTGGTATACGTCTTGGGGCGGTGGCTTGGGTCAAGGTGGGGATTGGGCTTGGCGCATTGGAGCAAGCCATACCCATCAGGCTTATCAAAACCCGGTTGCAGCGTATGCCTTGTCTGACCCGGCAGGCGGCTTGATTCCGGAATCAGCAACAGCGAAGGCAGATTGGAATGCGACGCTGAAACGTCAGTTGGAATTCTATACTTGGCTACAATCTCATGAAGGAGCTATCGGCGGGGGAGCAACGAACAGTCTGGATGGTTCATACAAAGCCTATCCGGCAGGCGTAAGTACATTCTATGACATGGCTTATCAGGAGGCACCTGTATATCGTGATCCAGATTCCAACACCTGGTTTGGATTCCAGGCATGGCCGCTGGAGCGTGTAGCCGAGATGTACTATATTCTTGCGGAGAGCGGTGATTTGACCTCTGAGAACTTCCAGATGGCCAAGAAGGTGATCACGAAGTGGATCGACTGGAGTAAGGATTATGTATTTGTAGGTGAGCGTCCGGTGACGGATGCGCAAGGCTATTATCTGAATGCGGCTGGACAGCGCATTTTGGGTGGAACTAATGTTCAGGTAGCAACAACGCCGGCTCCGGGAGAGTTCTGGATTCCGGGTGGTCAGGAATGGCAGGGTCAACCGGACAAATGGAATGGATTCAGTTCGTTTACGGAAAATCCAAACTTCCGTGTAACGACCAAAGATCCAGTGCAGGACACAGGAGTTCTGGGAAGTTACGTTAAAGCTCTGACCTTCTTCGCAGCGGGAACACAGGCAGAGAACGGTACACTTAGCGCGGAAGGCCAAGAAGCCAAGGATTTGGCTGAGGCTTTGCTGGATACAGCTTGGGACTACAATGATGGTGTGGGGATTGTTACGGAAGAAGAACGTAAAGACTACTTCCGCTTCTTTGCCAAAGAGATCTATATCCCGGCGAACTGGTCTGGAACCTTTGGTCAAGGTAATACAATTCCAGGTACAGCAGGTGTACCTTCCGATCCGGCAAAAGGTGGCAATGGCGTATACATTGGATACTCCGATCTGCGTCCGGCCATTAAGCAAGATCCGGCATGGGCTTACCTGGATAATCTGTACAAAACGTCATATAACACAACCACGAAACAGTGGGAAAACGGTGCACCTACCTTTACGTATCACCGGTTCTGGTCACAGGTGGATATGGCTACAGCGTACGGCGAGTATGATCGTCTCCTCGGAGATTCCGATAGTCCGGAAGTGGAAGTACCCGCTGCTCCTGCTGGCGTAACAGCAACTGGAGGAAGTGAGCAAGTGGTTCTGAATTGGAACGCAGCCGCTGGTGCAGTCTCGTATACTGTGAAACGTGCAGCGGTGGATGGTGGTCCTTATACGTCTGTAGCGACAGGGATCACAGGATCGACATTCACAGATACAGGCTTGACCAACGGTACAACGTATTATTATGTCATCACTGCGGTGAATGCCGTAGGTGAGTCTGCACCGTCGACACAGGCATCTGCAACACCACTCGCAGGTACCGTTGTGCCAGGCGTATTCAACCTTACTGGAACGGCTGGCAATGCCCAGGCGGTACTGACATGGACCGCATCAGCTGGAGCAGCGAGTTATAAGGTACAACGTTCGGTAGGCACCGGGGCATATGCTGATCTGGCAACAGGTTTGACCGCACTGACGTATACCGACGCTACAGCGGTGAATGGTACGGCTTATAATTATAGAGTCGTAGCCATGAATACGAGTGGTCAGACGAATTCAAATGTATTGGTGTTGACCCCATTGGCACCTCCAGTTACAACGGGAACACTTGAAGTACAATACCGTAATGGTAGTTCAGGAACTTCGGTCAATGCAATTACTCCACAATTTAATGTGAAGAATACAGGTACAACTGCTGTGGACTTGAGCAAAGTGAAGATCCGGTATTATTTCACCAAGGATAGTGCCGCTGATCTGAGCTTCTGGTGTGATTATGCACAGATTGGCAGCGGTAACGTGGAAGGGCATTTTGTTTCGATAGATCCGGCCAAGGGCACGGCAGATACGTATCTGGAGATTGAATTTAAAGCAGGTGCCGGCAGTTTGGCCGCAGGTGCCGAAACCGGAATCATCCAGGGACGTTTCTCGAAAAACAACTGGACGAATTTTGATCAAACCAATGATTATTCCTTTGATTCCACCCAAACGGCCTTCAGTGCCTGGACGAAAGTGACAGCTTATCAGGATGGCGCCAAGGTATGGGGAATTGAACCTTAA
- a CDS encoding methyl-accepting chemotaxis protein — MEDTRGNMLGKLKLTIRGKLLTGFLIVVALLIIVSSYALIQIHEMSNKANDVDQTWMPSVSLLGLMNGDISDVERLALAIIVEQNEDETAKLNEALQLLLNKMEDERKQLLTFIESNDEAMKLYNDFSTNYDAYVAKMPAFIEFGLKNNYEESSRLHTEAYPMWYTANDSITKLITLGNEGSDAATNESVVMAENTFNVILAVTIFAFLVAIFIAFFIASIISRPIKKMNEAAMAIANGDLTGETIVLKNKDELGTLAASFNTMSGNLRSMIESVSMTSEQVAASSEELLASAEQNTQASEQISQTVEELAVGTSDQVDIVKRSSQAMNEMALGSEQIAELAQSVSVSAVDAANQSSEGNMIIQQAVEQMGSVRNSIASLTELVTGLGERSAEIGTITEVINNIARQTNLLALNAAIEAARAGEHGRGFAVVAGEVRKLAEESSTSAQRITDLVQLIQKDTDHAVQAVKVNSSETESGIEMVTAAGQAFEQISDAVNKVAGEIQEVSAGSEEMSASTTEVVGYVSQISNIAGEAAGGVHNVSAATQQQLASMEEIASSAGSLSKMAEELQEQINKFKV, encoded by the coding sequence ATGGAAGACACGCGGGGAAACATGTTGGGGAAATTGAAGTTAACGATTCGAGGCAAGTTACTGACTGGTTTTCTCATAGTCGTAGCTTTGTTGATTATTGTAAGCAGCTATGCGCTAATTCAGATCCATGAAATGTCAAACAAAGCTAATGATGTGGATCAGACCTGGATGCCGAGTGTGAGCCTCTTGGGCTTGATGAATGGTGACATCTCAGACGTAGAACGATTGGCGCTGGCGATCATCGTTGAGCAGAACGAAGATGAAACAGCTAAGTTAAATGAAGCATTACAGCTGCTGCTTAACAAGATGGAGGATGAGCGTAAACAGCTGCTAACGTTCATTGAGAGCAATGATGAAGCGATGAAGCTCTACAATGATTTCAGTACGAATTATGATGCTTATGTGGCGAAAATGCCAGCATTTATCGAATTTGGTTTGAAGAACAATTATGAAGAGTCCAGTCGTTTACATACAGAGGCTTACCCGATGTGGTACACAGCAAACGACTCTATCACCAAGTTAATCACTTTAGGTAATGAAGGATCAGACGCGGCAACAAATGAATCGGTTGTGATGGCCGAGAATACATTTAATGTGATTTTGGCAGTGACGATTTTTGCCTTCCTGGTTGCGATATTCATTGCATTCTTCATTGCAAGCATCATCTCGCGTCCAATCAAAAAGATGAATGAAGCGGCCATGGCTATTGCCAATGGTGATCTGACGGGTGAAACGATTGTGCTCAAGAACAAAGACGAATTGGGAACGCTTGCGGCTTCTTTCAATACCATGAGTGGCAATTTGCGCTCCATGATTGAATCGGTATCGATGACTTCCGAACAGGTAGCTGCTTCATCGGAGGAGCTTCTTGCAAGTGCAGAGCAAAATACTCAAGCCTCGGAACAGATCTCCCAAACAGTCGAGGAATTGGCTGTAGGTACATCTGATCAAGTTGATATTGTGAAGCGTTCTTCACAGGCGATGAATGAGATGGCTCTTGGATCGGAGCAGATTGCCGAGCTTGCTCAGAGTGTATCCGTATCTGCTGTGGATGCGGCGAATCAGTCATCCGAAGGAAATATGATTATTCAGCAAGCGGTTGAACAGATGGGTTCTGTTCGAAATTCCATTGCTTCGCTGACCGAATTGGTTACAGGGCTGGGGGAACGTTCAGCAGAGATTGGAACCATTACCGAGGTAATCAACAACATTGCCCGGCAGACCAATCTGCTTGCACTGAATGCAGCCATTGAAGCCGCACGAGCAGGAGAGCATGGACGTGGTTTCGCCGTAGTTGCGGGAGAAGTGCGGAAGCTCGCTGAGGAATCTTCCACATCTGCGCAAAGAATTACGGATCTCGTTCAATTGATTCAGAAAGATACGGATCATGCTGTTCAGGCAGTTAAAGTGAACAGCAGTGAGACAGAGTCAGGAATCGAGATGGTTACTGCGGCAGGACAAGCGTTCGAACAGATCTCGGATGCAGTCAACAAAGTAGCGGGTGAAATCCAGGAAGTATCTGCAGGTTCAGAAGAAATGTCAGCGAGTACAACTGAGGTTGTAGGCTATGTAAGCCAGATCTCCAACATCGCCGGAGAGGCAGCGGGCGGGGTTCATAATGTATCTGCTGCAACTCAGCAGCAGTTGGCTTCCATGGAAGAGATCGCTTCATCCGCAGGTTCATTATCTAAAATGGCGGAAGAACTGCAGGAGCAAATTAACAAGTTCAAAGTGTAA